Proteins encoded in a region of the Clostridium butyricum genome:
- the rfbH gene encoding lipopolysaccharide biosynthesis protein RfbH gives MECGIVNNKRNEILELSKSYFYETMQNKEIIPGVNYIPPSGKILDEEDLANIIDASLDMWITSGRYGEEFEREFPKYLNSKYCALVNSGSSANLVALTALTSHKLGDKRLKPGDEVITVAAGFPTTIAPIIQNKLIPVFIDIDLETYDFKEDMLEKAISEKTKAIFMAHTLGNSFNLDKVMEIAEKYNLLVIEDNCDALGAKYRGRLTGTFGHISTYSFYPAHHITMGEGGAVVTSDPQLFNIIKSIRDWGRDCVCPPGKDNICNNRFNQKHGHLPDGYDHKYVYSHLGYNLKVSDMQAAIGVSQLKKLPEFIQKRKENFNKLYEGLEGLQEYLILPKETKNSEASWFGFTITVKESSKFDRNSLVKYLEDNKIGTRLLFAGNILKQPVFTNNDYEYRIVGDLTNTDIVMKNTFWIGVWPGITDECIGYIINKFNEYFDKIKE, from the coding sequence ATGGAGTGTGGTATAGTGAATAATAAGCGTAATGAAATATTAGAATTATCTAAATCATATTTTTATGAAACGATGCAAAACAAAGAAATTATTCCAGGAGTTAACTATATACCACCATCAGGAAAAATATTAGATGAAGAAGATTTAGCTAATATAATAGATGCATCACTTGATATGTGGATTACTTCAGGACGTTATGGAGAAGAGTTTGAAAGAGAATTTCCTAAATATTTAAATTCTAAGTATTGTGCATTGGTTAATTCGGGTTCATCAGCAAATTTAGTTGCATTAACAGCGCTAACTTCACATAAATTGGGAGATAAAAGATTAAAACCAGGAGATGAAGTAATAACTGTTGCAGCGGGATTTCCAACAACAATAGCTCCTATAATTCAAAATAAACTAATACCTGTATTTATTGATATAGATTTAGAAACTTATGATTTTAAGGAAGATATGTTGGAGAAAGCAATATCGGAAAAGACAAAAGCTATATTTATGGCTCATACATTAGGAAATTCATTTAATTTGGATAAGGTTATGGAAATAGCTGAAAAGTATAATTTATTGGTTATTGAAGATAATTGTGATGCATTAGGAGCAAAATATAGGGGAAGGCTCACTGGAACTTTTGGACATATTTCTACATATAGCTTTTACCCGGCTCATCATATAACTATGGGTGAAGGAGGAGCGGTAGTAACTAGTGATCCTCAATTATTTAACATAATAAAGTCTATAAGGGATTGGGGAAGAGATTGTGTTTGTCCGCCTGGAAAAGATAATATTTGTAATAATAGATTTAACCAAAAACATGGACATTTACCAGATGGATATGATCATAAATATGTATATTCACATTTAGGATATAATTTAAAAGTTTCAGATATGCAAGCAGCAATTGGTGTTTCTCAATTGAAAAAACTACCTGAGTTTATACAAAAAAGGAAAGAGAATTTTAATAAATTATATGAGGGATTAGAAGGTCTACAAGAATATTTGATATTACCTAAAGAAACTAAAAATAGTGAAGCAAGTTGGTTTGGATTCACAATTACTGTTAAAGAATCCAGTAAATTTGATAGAAATAGTTTAGTGAAATATTTAGAAGATAATAAAATAGGAACAAGACTATTATTTGCAGGAAATATACTAAAACAACCAGTTTTTACAAATAATGATTATGAGTATAGAATAGTTGGAGATCTGACTAATACGGATATAGTCATGAAAAACACCTTTTGGATTGGAGTATGGCCTGGTATTACTGATGAATGTATAGGATATATAATAAATAAGTTCAATGAATACTTTGATAAAATAAAAGAATAA
- a CDS encoding flagellin has protein sequence MRLSKNMFSLNIYSNYKDKLKQSSSAIENISSGYKLNKAKDNPNKIGQSEALKIQVLSNSAARKNIQDTNSMIQTFDGAMQEMNSTLERLKELTVQSGNGALAQSDKEAIQEEINALTSHIDQMAKTTDFNGVKLINEKGSIISSIGSMEDETTKIPKIDLTTVGLGLTKSNMNVLDPDNSGVAIETVDKAITIVSAARSRYGALQIRLENTGDDIDQRNISLEKSQSRIADADLAEEMLKQAQSDILIQSSIALMAQSNKLPQDALQILQNIK, from the coding sequence GTGAGATTAAGCAAAAATATGTTTTCTTTAAACATATACAGTAATTATAAAGATAAATTAAAACAAAGTTCTAGTGCAATAGAAAATATAAGTTCAGGCTATAAGTTAAATAAAGCTAAAGATAATCCTAACAAAATTGGTCAAAGTGAAGCTTTAAAAATACAAGTATTAAGTAATAGTGCAGCTAGGAAAAATATTCAAGATACTAACTCTATGATACAAACTTTTGATGGTGCTATGCAAGAAATGAATAGTACATTAGAAAGATTGAAAGAGTTAACGGTACAATCTGGAAATGGAGCTTTAGCACAGAGTGATAAAGAAGCTATACAGGAAGAAATAAATGCTCTTACTTCACATATTGATCAAATGGCGAAAACCACGGATTTCAATGGTGTTAAATTAATTAATGAAAAAGGAAGTATTATATCAAGTATTGGGAGCATGGAAGATGAAACTACTAAAATACCCAAAATAGATCTTACTACAGTTGGATTAGGTCTTACTAAGAGTAATATGAATGTACTTGATCCAGATAATAGTGGAGTGGCTATTGAAACAGTAGATAAAGCTATAACTATAGTTTCAGCAGCAAGAAGCCGATATGGAGCATTGCAAATAAGGTTGGAAAATACAGGAGATGATATTGATCAAAGAAATATTTCTCTTGAAAAATCTCAAAGTAGAATTGCTGATGCTGATTTAGCAGAAGAGATGCTTAAGCAAGCTCAAAGTGATATATTAATACAATCGTCAATTGCATTAATGGCTCAAAGTAATAAATTACCACAGGATGCATTACAAATACTACAAAATATTAAATAG